One region of Ananas comosus cultivar F153 linkage group 9, ASM154086v1, whole genome shotgun sequence genomic DNA includes:
- the LOC109715651 gene encoding uncharacterized protein LOC109715651, which produces MYDIILAAVMADRLYRSVFSSTTLANIMSILDDDDDYWDQVYVILFGQDFLTFSNSLLYKRPCRTRPFTGHQMVCDILNGHPDRGYDQFRMTTTSFVALRDVLLARGLIRGTRYMTADEQLAIFLFCVGHGVANRVLAETFQHSGETISRHFNNVLRGIVMLKDDYLSLPPNNAMVHPRIRDNLNFHPFKNAIGAIDGTHIPVIVPRSDQPRFRCRKGFTSQNMMAAVSFDHTFFFVCTGWEGSAADMRVLRWACDSGGFTVPDGKYYLVDSGYANTDKFLAPYRGERYHLSQFDSTARARTHRNPKDLYNHRHAQLRNVVEKTFGILKKRFKILNHATPFSYKVQCMIAMACCIVHNFIRRSQGNDMYFNEEIDQVHTSDDDEYVTNTVGTDESRRGDIMRRTITEQLWSSRC; this is translated from the exons ATGTATGATATTATCCTTGCAGCAGTGATGGCTGATAGATTGTATCGTTCAGTTTTTTCTTCGACAACATTAGCAAATATTATGTCAATattagatgatgatgatgactaCTGGGATCAAGTATATGTGATACTATTTGGTCAAGACTTTCTGACATTTTCTAATTCACTATTATACAAACGGCCGTGTCGTACTCGACCCTTTACTGGACACCAAATGGTATGTGATATTTTGAATGGTCATCCAGACAGAGGGTACGACCAATTTCGCATGACGACTACATCTTTCGTTGCACTCCGTGATGTTCTATTGGCTCGGGGCCTGATAAGAGGAACACGATATATGACCGCTGATGAACAACtagcaatatttttattttgcgtAGGTCATGGTGTAGCAAATAGAGTACTTGCTGAAACATTCCAACATTCTGGGGAAACAATTAGCAGACATTTCAACAATGTCTTGCGGGGTATTGTAATGTTGAAAGATGATTACCTTTCTTTGCCGCCAAATAATGCAATGGTGCATCCAAGAATTCGTGATAATCTCAATTTTCATCCTTTCAAG AATGCAATTGGCGCGATAGACGGAACACACATTCCTGTGATTGTACCAAGGAGCGATCAACCACGATTTCGATGTCGCAAAGGGTTCACATCCCAAAATATGATGGCGGCAGTCTCATTTGACCATACTTTTTTCTTCGTATGCACAGGTTGGGAAGGATCAGCTGCAGATATGCGTGTACTTCGATGGGCATGCGACAGTGGAGGATTTACAGTTCCAGATG GTAAATATTATTTGGTTGATTCGGGGTACGCAAACACCGACAAATTTCTTGCACCCTACCGAGGTGAGCGATATCATCTAAGTCAGTTTGACAGTACTGCAAGAGCCCGGACGCATCGCAACCCCAAAGATCTCTATAATCATCGACATGCTCAGTTGAGAAATGTCGTAGAAAAAACTTTCGGTATATTAAAGAAGCGgtttaaaattctaaatcacGCAACACCGTTTTCGTATAAAGTACAGTGTATGATTGCTATGGCATGTTGTATAGTTCATAATTTCATTCGAAGATCACAAGGGAATGATATGTATTTTAATGAAGAGATAGACCAAGTGCATACGAGTGATGATGACGAGTACGTGACAAATACTGTCGGCACAGATGAATCAAGACGCGGCGATATTATGCGTAGAACTATAACCGAGCAGTTATGGAGTAGCAGATGTTGA